The following DNA comes from Peribacillus sp. FSL E2-0218.
GTAGATTCTTGCCAGCCTTTTGGTACGAATATTTCACTAGTCCGGAACAATCAAAACCTGATGATGAAATGCCGCCCATTTTATATTTTGTGCCCAATTCACTTTTGGCCACTTTAATCGCTTTTGTATGATATGAAGCAGCCTCGGCTTGGCTCCCTGTATAGGTTGCTGACCCAAGCATGATAGCTAATGACAATCCGACGACAATTTTCTTGAACAATTTAATTTACCCCCTGATGTGATTTGCTAAACCTAATATACTAGAAAATGCATATCATTCGCATCACAGGATCTTTACAATTATGTTACATTTAGTAGAAATAGGTAGAATGACCAAAAATAAGCGATAAAAAAGTCGAACTTTACCTACGTTCATACTGATTCCCTTCTTCCATTAAGCCATTGAAGCAAAAAAACAGTGGTTGATTCAACCACTGTCAAAACGCCTTAGAGTAGAATGGCAAAAATAACTTTACGCCCCGTTTATTGAAAGGAAGGAATTTCATATCGGCAATTAAATGACTGATATATCCGAATAAACATGTAGTGAAAATCCCGTCAACCCCAATCGCTGCCTCGAACTGATAGGCAATGATACCAAAGAAAACAATGCCGGCAATCGAATGGGTATAACTTCTATGAGGCGTAAAGGATGCTAGAATCATATAGAGACCCAGCAGCCATAACCAATTTTCCTGTAAAGACATCCCAATGCCCAAAACCCCTAATCCGCTCAGGGTGAGCATATGCCTTTGTGTTATGAATGAGGAAATAATGATTATTCCGATCCCTGCCCCAGCCCCGATCCATTTTTCCGCCTCAAAGCCTTCCAATACGCTATAAATGATCATTAAAATTCCAATGGTTTGAGCCAGGATCCTAATGAACTTGTGTGAAAACGTAATCCTATTGCTTAACTTCCCATCAATATCCATGTCGGGCATGAGGCCGGAAACGCCCCCGATTCCTACCAAAAATAACGTGGTGGTCGGATCCGTTTGTAGTGAATGGGCCGTTAAGTATCCAACTGTTGCCCCAAGTGCCATGTGTGCTGTACCGTTCAATGTCTCTCTCCTGTTCCACTAAGATGTTGTGCTGCCTCCAAGAAACGAATGTTTGTTCGAAGCTTTATTAATACTATACAATATTTTTAAAGAAATTTCTTTATTTCTAAGAAAAAAAGCAGGAATTATCATAATTTGAAAAAAAGTGAATGTAAAGTCCCCCTATCTTCAATCCCCTTTATTTTTTTCTGTAAAATTCGCCTGTTTTATGAAATTTTATCCATAATATGAATATACTAATCTATAAGGGGAGTGATTCAGATAGCTTTTTTAAATGCCTTCAATAACTTTAAAAAGGGGAAAAAGTCCAAGAAAATAAAGAACATGGATTTTCGCGAACAGCATGTCAGGAGATCGTCTGAGCTCATCGGAAACAATGTGATTGTCCAGAATATTATAAATAATCACCTTGCCAAAAAAAATAACCACTTGTAAGGTGGTTTTTTTATTTAGAGGGGCCGCTCACTTTCGATCATTTACATCATAAATGTAATGATACTGCAAGTAATAATCGTAGATGACGTTTTGCAGGATTTTAATCAGGGATTTATCGAAGGTATCGAATTCGGTTTGATAACTGTTTAAGACAGTGACGAATTGACCATCCATGTTTTCAAAATAATGCAGAAGAAAGTTTTTGTAATATTCGCTATCACTGTTGCTTTTATTCGTTATGCAAGGATCACCAGTTTCGATCGACATATCGAGCATCGCTTTGATCGACTTGGGCAGTTTTGCTTTCTTGAACTGGTTCAGCGTATAGATATCATAGGTAAAGGAAAGTCCTAATTGATTGGAATAAAAGTCTGCCGCACTGTCTAATGTGTACTTCAATGGAGTCATGAATGCCTTGCTGTTGGCAATTTCCTCCGATATCTCCAATTGATATTCCTCTGATGTCAAATGTGCGGCAAATTTCATTTTCGAGCTGCTTACGCTAAATACCTCATAAACGGCTGCATCTTGTTTTTCAATTTCAATTTCTATATTAAAAAACTTAAAGTGCTTCAATCGATAAAAAGCGATCGGTGCCAATAGAAAAAGCAAAATCCAGACAAGATACAGAAATAATGTGTTAAAAATGATTTGGTAAAATTCAGACGTGACGATCGGTTCAATGATTAACGTTATCAATGTATGTTCAAATCCTGCAGAAGCGGGAGGGATTTGGGGATGAACCGGAATGGCCGCTTCCTCTGGCTTCTTCCATGATTGGAGTGCTAAATGGACCATCGCTACAAGTGTATAAACAAAAATTAGGATGGTGCCAATCACATATAACTTTGGCATGAAACCTATGATCCTGTCGAAAACAGAAATCCGTTTACCTTCCTGCTCCTCTATAGCCACTGTAATTGCTCCTTTTAAGAAAATTAAAATAAAGAAAAGCCAGATAGCGTCTGGGCAGTTGAGGGGAACTGCTTATTTAATTTATATGTTTGTCATTGTGTGAAAATACGTAAATATTGTTCTTTCAAGCGGCATATTCCAAAATACTTTCGACGTTTTCATTGGAATCGGAAAAAATTCGCCACAAAAAAATGCCCTTCCCCTTCATTCACAAAAAGGAGCGGACATGAATTATTTTTAGTTAACCGTTTAACGAAAATTTTTCCACCTTCTTTAAAAACATTTCCAATGCTTTTGAAGCTTCAAAGTCCAGTTTTTTAACAATGGAAAACGGTCTGATGATGGGTTCGTTTTTCAAATGAAAGGTTTTCAATTCATTGGATTTCAATTCCTTCTGGACAGTCAAGCGGGATAATAAGGCAATCCCCAGCCCTGCCATGACCGCTTCTTTCACCCCTTGGATACTGGTGAAAATAAAGCTTCGTGTCACGTTTAGCTCCAGGCTGCCGAGAAGTTTGTCTGAATATGTGCGGGTGCCCGATCCTTGCTCCCTGAGCACCCAAGTTTGATCCTGCAGCATGGAACCTTCAATGATATCCATTTGTGAAAGTTCATGCACCGGAGGAACGACGATGATCATCTCATCTTTCATGAATGGGCTGACTTCTATATCTTTATGCTCCGTCTCCCCTTCAATCAAACCTATATCGAGCTGATTTGATCGAATCCCTTGAATGACTTCATTTGAATTGGAGATGATGACCTGTAAATCCACCAGCGGAAATTGGGCAGCATATTCCGCCAAGACCTTTGGAAGATAATATTCCCCGATCGTAAAACTAGCACCGATTTTCAGCGTTCCGCTAACCACGTTATTGAAATCATTAATTTCCCTTACGGCCGTCTCATAATGATTGAGCATTTGCTTCGCATGACGATATAAAATTTTACCGGGTTCCGTTATTTGGACTTGTTTCGGTGATCGATATATCAATTTCGCTCCTAACTCATTTTCCAAATTCCTGATATGAAGACTGACACCCGGCTGGGACAGGTTCAGGATTTCCCCTGCCCTGGAAAAGTTTTTTTGCTCGATTACGGTTACAAATACTCTTAAAGGATCCATGATTACCCCCTTATTCACTTATGATTTATTTTATCATAAGTAAAGCTGATTATTGAAATAGCAAAAATATATTTCACTTATCGTTAATTTCACCTTAAAGTGGAGACATCAACATAGATGGAGTGATCACCTTGGAACAAACAAAGGTAAGAACAAAAAAACGTGGATTTTCATTAGGAATCGGCTTGACCTTGTTAATTGCGATAGCAGCAAAATACTTAGCAGAGCTTCCGTTCCTTCATATAATGGGTCAGCTAGTCATTGCGATACTCATAGGAGTAACATGGAAATCCATTATGGGCGTTCCAGCATATGCAGTTGCCGGGACAAATTATTCAAGTAAAGTCCTATTGCGGTTGGGCATTATCTTGTTGGGGATGCGCTTGAACCTTAAGGATATTGTCATTGCCGGGCCGCGTACGTTTGCGGTCGGCGCCATTAGCCTGGTATTTGCTATATTAATCGTATATGGCTTGACCCGGCTTTTTAAAGTCGATAAAAAGCTCGGCCTTTTGACAGCGTGCGGAACCGGGATTTGTGGCGCTGCTGCCATTTTAGCCATTTCCACGCAGATTAAAGCAAAAGAAAAGGATACAGCCGTCGCTGTTGCGACAGTCGCGGTTTTAGGCACGACCTTCACCTTTGGGTACACGATCCTTTATCCGTTACTCGGATTATCCGATCCCGGATACGGTATATTTGCTGGAGCTACGCTTCATGAAATTGCTCACGTCATCGCTGCTGCAGCACCAGGAGGCAATGAGGCAGTGGACTTAGCGGTCATGGTCAAATTAACGAGAGTGGCCCTGCTCATCCCTGTTGCACTTTTGATTGGCTTCTTGATGAATTGGAAAGAGCGATCAACGTGTGAAAGCAAGTCTTCCTTTAAATCGATTCAGATACCGTGGTTCATAATTGGATTTTTATTAATGAGCGCCCTCAATACCTCAGGATTCGTTCCTGCTTCTGTAGCGGCAATGCTTGTAACGCTTTCTTATATCCTCATGGCCATGTCAATGGCTGGGTTAGGCTTGAACATCGACCTTCTGACTTTTAAAAAATATGGCGGAAAACCATTCGCGGCCGGTCTGATAGGCTCCATTTTATTATCGGTCCTCGGATTCGCATTGGTTCACGTTTTTCATTTGACTTGACAGGAACTAAATGGAGCAGCGTCAAGATATTGCGCGTTTACGCATTAAACAAATATCAGCTTTAAAAAGTGGATACCTTTATTGAACAGGACCTCAATTGTTAGACACAGCTGACAATAGAGGTCCTGTTTTCCGCTGAATCTATTAGTGATTGGTGCTCATCTGAGTCTACTCTATCAGTCGAATTTTAGGCGGTGCTGCTATGAAAAACCCTATACATTCCAGGAAACAGCGACGTTTTTTTATTCCAATTGTTCACATACCTTTATGAAACAAGCCGTTTCCCTATTTGGGAACGGCTTGTACAGTGGTACTCTCCAATTTTGAGTTTTCGACTTTCACTATTGCTTAGGAATCACTGGTACCAAAAGGAATGAATCATACTTTCCCCCGGCGTAAACCGTATGAGTCCCTTTGTTCACTGTATCAGTGTGCCCATACCCCCTTGAGCCTGTCGGGTTGTCATCGATAATTATATCGCTGCCTTTTATGACCAGCACCAGACTTTCCCCACTCTTGAGGAATATGCTTGAAGGCAATATTTCAATTTCTACCGGCACAATTTCGCCTTTATTAAGCTTCAATAATCGCTTGTGCCTAAGTATAGGCTGATAAGGAGTGGATTTCACAGGGTCCAGCTCTCTATGGGAAACCCTCAGCCATCCGCTAGCCACCTGACCGTCTTCAAGATGGTTAAAGTCGGGCAGGAATACTTCATTACCGTGTTTGTCGAACTTCTTAATGCCGACAAAAAGATCCATATCATCCGTGTCATCGGTGGAGACCCATAGCTTGAGCTTCATATTACCGGTGAGCTCCATGTCCTCGTCAGCAGTAAATTTAAATCTTAAATCACTATTTTCTGTCTGACCAGGTTCGGCATTATAGGTAAGTCTGGTTTCGTTCTGAATGGGTGCCTGCTGCAGGGACATTTCTTCGCCATTCAGATAATGCTCAAAATATTTGGTTTGGGGTAACGGCCAATCATTCGCGGTGCGAATGTGTCCCTTATAGAATTTCTCTCTGACCTCGTAGCGTACCCGAGGCGTATCCATCCAATCATTCTCAATTCCTTTCAGGAAATAATCGAAGAACTCCTTCTGCTGTTCAAGCGATTCACGCAAATAGTAGGTTTCCCATTCCTTGCGGCCATGAACCAGCAGCCACTTGTTTTTGGATGAAGCCTGTTTAAAGCCCTCAAAGGTACCGCGGTTATGCAACCCTTGAGTGGACCAGCTGGCACAAACAAACATGGGTACCTTGATATCGGACAATGTAACCTGTCTTTCCTCCCAGTGTGTATCGAGTAATGGATGTTCTTTTTGCGCAGCTACCATTTCTTCTATGTTGTTATTTGGCCACCTGGTATGTTGCAACTTCTCGAAATCAGCTGAGAAAACCGTTTCCGGTATTCCGCCGTGAAAGTACCATTCCCGGTACAGATCAGAAGTCCCTTCCCACGGGATGATCGCCTTCAGATGAGACGGATTCATAGCGGCCACCCGCCACTGGGTCATGGCCAAATATGACACACCGTTTAGTCCCACATTGCCATCGCTCCACTCCTGAACGCCGGCCCATTCGATGACTTCATAATAATCTTGAGTTTCCGTTTTCGTCCAAGGATAGAGGTCACCTTCCGATTTTGAACTGCCTCGCGTTGCGATTTTAATCAATATATAATCGTTTGGCACCCAAAAACCGGGATCAGGTGACTCAAATGGGGCAAAAAGAGATGTAACGATGGTGCCTACCGATGGCCAGACTTGACGAAAAGTATCATAGGGGGGTAAGCCATCTTTATTATATGGATCCATGCTCATTATTACCGGAAACTTTCCAGGCTTATTTGGACGGAAAACATTGACGTATATGGTGACCCCATCCCGCATTTTGATAGGAACATCCTTTTCCATTATCATCTCTTGATTTCCATAATGCGCAGTAGTTATGACTATCTTGTTTAAACCTGATTTAGTGTCAGTGGGATGTGTCGGTTTCAGATCAGGGCGTCCCATGAATTTATTCATTTAACATTACTTCCTCTCATTTAGACATTGTTTGCAGGAATACATAAGTTCACTTAGCCTAAAAATAGTATTTCTAACTTTGAATGAACTCTATACTTAGCTGATGCCGAATTTTGCTTAGCGAATATTTCATTAAAGGTTGGTTGTACCCCTCCTTAAGATCAAGTTATAATAACGAACAACCTGTTGTGTATTACATCTCAAATTATAAAATTTGATTAAGTTCTGTACAATCATTAAAAATCGAAATTGTGTTGGTTACGGAACACCTTTAATCATTGTGTTGGATAAAATGAAGGAGGAATTTGCTTGCGTAATAGTAATCCTGATTTACGTGTCATTCGGACGAAAGAATCAATTCGCCACGCATTGGTAGAATTGATAAATGAAAAAGGCTTTGAAGCAATTAAGGTTAAAGACATAACCACGAGGGCGAAAATTAATAGGGGCACATTTTATGCACACTATCAAGATAAATTTGATTTAATGAATAAATGTGAAGAAGAAATTATGCTTGATATGTCCGCCATAACAAAAAAGAACTTCCCAAGTGTCATTGCTGCACTTGAGACTGATTCCCAGACTTTAACGCCATTTTCCTTAACCGTTGCATTATTTGAGTATTTACATATGAATAGTGACTTTATGAAAGCAGTGTTAGGACCAAAAGGAGATTTATCCTTTCAAACAAGACTGAAAGAATTTATGTGGGAAACACTTTATGGAAATAATCCAAGTGCATTTATAAAGGAGGAAAATTTTCTCGTTCCAGGACAATATTTAGCTTCTTATATGGGAACTGCAATAATAGGGGTCATTCAACAATGGTTGGAAAGTGGCGGAAAAGAAACTTCACAAGAAATGGCTCGTATCCTAACGACCCTTACGGTAAATGGTCCTTACTATGCAGCTGGATTAAAAAAATGATTCCCAAATAAAAAGGAAATACAATTGATTAAAAAAGTTATAAAATCGGGAAAATCAAATAAATTACCATTAGTGAAGTTTTTTCACTAATAAAATGGGAGGATGAACCGTGCTAATTACTGTCTTGCAATGATTTCGAGATGCCATACATCTTGCGAATGGGAAATATAGCTGTATCATCATCATTACGACCGGCCTTGAAGTTAAAAAGCCGTAAAGTTGAGAAATCTCATTACAATCGGCTTACTTAATTGAAGATTTTCCTTGAATTTATGAAAAGCAGAGGAGAAATACTATGAAGATCCCCATTTCTAAAAGTCGTCTTTGGGTTGCGCGAGTCATGAGTGGTCTTGTTATACTATTTATGTTGTTCGATGGGATTACGAAAATACTTAAATTAAAAGTAATGGTAGATGGTACTTTGGAAATGGGATTTGCGGAACATCATGTTACAATCATTGGTTTCCTTGCCATTCTTTCAGCGGTCCTGTACACATTGCCTCCAACATCCATACTTGGTGCCATTGTATTAACCGGTTTTTTTGGTGGGGTCATTGCTTCTCATATTCGTTTAGATAACCCCTTATTTTCCCATACCTTATTCCCTGTTTATCTTGCAATATTAACTTGGGGAGGGATTTACCTTCGAGACGAGAGGTTGCAGACTATCTTTCCTATAAAGCGAAGACAATCAATTAGTGATAAAAATGACTTTAACTCTACAAAGATGGGTTGAACTTGCAATTTATTGTATCGTGAACTAACGGGGCAATAATTAGTTGGAAGTTAAAGTTTGCTCTACCCGTAGCGATTTATGAAGATCTCATTACTTCGAGCAAATGAAAAGAACATTCTAATTTTAAAACGTAAAAAACGGTAGACCAAACTCAAGCATTAGCGAGTTTGTCTACCTGCTGAAGCAATCTTTAGACGCGATTTTTCTCTTTTGGATGGGGAACATTGGCGCCATAAAAAATTTCGTCCATTTCGGTTTGGAGCCTTTCTATTATTTCCTGCCGTTCCTCCGCATTTAGCTTTTCCTCCGTATACCCGAATAAATAATTATTGATATCGAACCTTTTCAGCTTACATTTTGTATGGAAGATATTTTCCTGGTATACATTCACATCAATCATGTCATATAGTCCCTTCACTTCTTCAGGAATATAGTTTTGAATCGAATTGATATCATGATCAATGAACAATTTCTGGCCGTCCTTATCGCGCGTGAACCCTCTTACACGATAATCGATTGTGATGATGTCGGTATCGAAGGAATGGATCAGGTAGTTAAGTGCTTTAAGAGGAGATATCTCCCCACAGGTGGAAACATCGATATCAGCCCTGAAGGTGCTAATGCCTTCATTGGGGTGAAACTCAGGGTATGTATGAACGGTAATATGGCTTTTGTCCAGCTGCATGACCACATTATCCGGTAATGGACCTGGTGATTCCTCGTAAGTACCAGTCGGCACCTCGACGACAGGACCCTCTGAAACAAGGATCGTTACACTTGCGCCTTGGGGAACATAATCCTGCTTCGCCGTATTCAATACATGTGCCCCAATTAAATCCGCCACGTTATGCAATATTTTTGAAAGCCTCTCTGCATTGTACTGCTCGTCGATATAGTCCAGGTAAGCCTCTCTCTCTTCCCGGGTTTTTGTATAGCAGATGTCATACATATTAAAGCTTAACGACTTCGTCAGATTATTAAAGCCATGTAGTTCGATTCGTTGTTCTGGTGTCAGTTTCATGATCGATTCCCCTTATATATTTTTTCACTCCCCTAATAGTTACCCTTTTTCGCAAATAAAAAACTAATTATGCCTCGCTTGAAATCCATTTCCGAATTGTTGACATTGATGCCACCTTTGCATGCCAACTGAAAGGGACCGATGCATGAGCTGCATCGATCCCTTTCAGTGCTTTGTTGTTATACATCAAGCTGTATGCGTTTTTCTCTTTTTAATGGGGGAAAGTGCTCGCTCGATCCACCCAAGCAATAAATCTGAAAGGATGGCCATCAATGCCGTCGGAATCGCACCTGCCAGTATGATTGCCGTCCCATTGGAAGCGTTCGTTCCCCTGACGATGATATCGCCTAGGCCGCCTGCGCCAACGAATGTACCGACCGCAGTGACTCCAATTGCCACGACAAGTGCTGTACGTAGACCGGCCATTATGACTGATAGGGATAATGGCAGTTCAACCATTCGAAGAAGCTGGAATTTAGTCATGCCCATTGCCTTGCCGGAATCTAAATAAGCTTGTTCTATGCTTGTAATTCCAACATAAGTATTCCTCAGGATCGGCAATAGGGAATATAAAAACAATGACAAAATTACGGTATTCGTCCCTAACCCCATCACTAGCATGAGGAGAGCAAGCATTGCCAGTGCTGGTGTAGTTTGTATCACATTCGTTATCGAAAATACCCATGTACTCAATTTCTTATGCTTAGCGATGAAAATGCCTGCCGGGATGGCTATGATGGCTGCAAATAATACACCGTAAGCGGACATTAAAAAATGACGATAAAACTCAGTAAGCACATACATCCAGTTTTGGGAATAATACGTTCCCAGCTGTTGTAAGGTTTCCATTCATTAGCACCTCCCGTTATTCAAAATAGTGATGAGCTTTAAGGAATTCCGTTGCCACGACGGATGGTTCTTTTAAGTTCCCATCCACTTCATAGTTCAGCTCCTGCATCGTTTCGGTATTAATTTCACCTATTAACTTATTAAGCTCGTCTTCGATCTGCGGGTAACGCTTCAATAATTCTCCCGTGACCACAGGTGAACAGTCATAAGGGGGGAAATAGTGTTTGTCATCTTCTAAAAGCTTCAAATCATTGACCTTGATACGGCCATCCGAAGAGTATGCAAGGACTATATCCATCTGTCCACTTTTGACGGCATCGTATACCAAACCAATCTGCATCGGGTATGTTTCGCCAAATTCCAAGCCATATGTATCGACGAATCCTTTATATCCGTCCCCTTTTCTTTTCAGCCAAGCACTATCGACACCCAATCTAAGCTCACCAGCATCGTTCATTAAATCAGATATTTTCTCATAGCCTTTTTTCTCGGCAAGGTCATTTGAAATTGTAAAGGCATAGGTGTTATCGAATCCATAAGAATCGAAAAATTTAAATCCATATTGTTTCTTGAATTCCCTTTGAACGATTTTCATTGCTTTTTCTGGATCTTTTTCAATTTCCTGTCCCAGAACACTTGTTAAATCCGTACCTGTATAACGAGTTGCGGCAATGTCGATATCTCCTGTTTCCATCGCTTTTTGCTGAACAAAGTTAGAACCTAAATTTTTGATGATTTTCGTATCGAGGTCCGTATTT
Coding sequences within:
- a CDS encoding DoxX family protein — translated: MKIPISKSRLWVARVMSGLVILFMLFDGITKILKLKVMVDGTLEMGFAEHHVTIIGFLAILSAVLYTLPPTSILGAIVLTGFFGGVIASHIRLDNPLFSHTLFPVYLAILTWGGIYLRDERLQTIFPIKRRQSISDKNDFNSTKMG
- a CDS encoding TetR/AcrR family transcriptional regulator, encoding MRNSNPDLRVIRTKESIRHALVELINEKGFEAIKVKDITTRAKINRGTFYAHYQDKFDLMNKCEEEIMLDMSAITKKNFPSVIAALETDSQTLTPFSLTVALFEYLHMNSDFMKAVLGPKGDLSFQTRLKEFMWETLYGNNPSAFIKEENFLVPGQYLASYMGTAIIGVIQQWLESGGKETSQEMARILTTLTVNGPYYAAGLKK
- a CDS encoding selenium metabolism-associated LysR family transcriptional regulator, whose protein sequence is MDPLRVFVTVIEQKNFSRAGEILNLSQPGVSLHIRNLENELGAKLIYRSPKQVQITEPGKILYRHAKQMLNHYETAVREINDFNNVVSGTLKIGASFTIGEYYLPKVLAEYAAQFPLVDLQVIISNSNEVIQGIRSNQLDIGLIEGETEHKDIEVSPFMKDEMIIVVPPVHELSQMDIIEGSMLQDQTWVLREQGSGTRTYSDKLLGSLELNVTRSFIFTSIQGVKEAVMAGLGIALLSRLTVQKELKSNELKTFHLKNEPIIRPFSIVKKLDFEASKALEMFLKKVEKFSLNG
- a CDS encoding YeiH family protein — its product is MEQTKVRTKKRGFSLGIGLTLLIAIAAKYLAELPFLHIMGQLVIAILIGVTWKSIMGVPAYAVAGTNYSSKVLLRLGIILLGMRLNLKDIVIAGPRTFAVGAISLVFAILIVYGLTRLFKVDKKLGLLTACGTGICGAAAILAISTQIKAKEKDTAVAVATVAVLGTTFTFGYTILYPLLGLSDPGYGIFAGATLHEIAHVIAAAAPGGNEAVDLAVMVKLTRVALLIPVALLIGFLMNWKERSTCESKSSFKSIQIPWFIIGFLLMSALNTSGFVPASVAAMLVTLSYILMAMSMAGLGLNIDLLTFKKYGGKPFAAGLIGSILLSVLGFALVHVFHLT
- a CDS encoding metal-dependent hydrolase; the encoded protein is MNGTAHMALGATVGYLTAHSLQTDPTTTLFLVGIGGVSGLMPDMDIDGKLSNRITFSHKFIRILAQTIGILMIIYSVLEGFEAEKWIGAGAGIGIIIISSFITQRHMLTLSGLGVLGIGMSLQENWLWLLGLYMILASFTPHRSYTHSIAGIVFFGIIAYQFEAAIGVDGIFTTCLFGYISHLIADMKFLPFNKRGVKLFLPFYSKAF
- the speD gene encoding adenosylmethionine decarboxylase; its protein translation is MKLTPEQRIELHGFNNLTKSLSFNMYDICYTKTREEREAYLDYIDEQYNAERLSKILHNVADLIGAHVLNTAKQDYVPQGASVTILVSEGPVVEVPTGTYEESPGPLPDNVVMQLDKSHITVHTYPEFHPNEGISTFRADIDVSTCGEISPLKALNYLIHSFDTDIITIDYRVRGFTRDKDGQKLFIDHDINSIQNYIPEEVKGLYDMIDVNVYQENIFHTKCKLKRFDINNYLFGYTEEKLNAEERQEIIERLQTEMDEIFYGANVPHPKEKNRV
- a CDS encoding CocE/NonD family hydrolase; translation: MNKFMGRPDLKPTHPTDTKSGLNKIVITTAHYGNQEMIMEKDVPIKMRDGVTIYVNVFRPNKPGKFPVIMSMDPYNKDGLPPYDTFRQVWPSVGTIVTSLFAPFESPDPGFWVPNDYILIKIATRGSSKSEGDLYPWTKTETQDYYEVIEWAGVQEWSDGNVGLNGVSYLAMTQWRVAAMNPSHLKAIIPWEGTSDLYREWYFHGGIPETVFSADFEKLQHTRWPNNNIEEMVAAQKEHPLLDTHWEERQVTLSDIKVPMFVCASWSTQGLHNRGTFEGFKQASSKNKWLLVHGRKEWETYYLRESLEQQKEFFDYFLKGIENDWMDTPRVRYEVREKFYKGHIRTANDWPLPQTKYFEHYLNGEEMSLQQAPIQNETRLTYNAEPGQTENSDLRFKFTADEDMELTGNMKLKLWVSTDDTDDMDLFVGIKKFDKHGNEVFLPDFNHLEDGQVASGWLRVSHRELDPVKSTPYQPILRHKRLLKLNKGEIVPVEIEILPSSIFLKSGESLVLVIKGSDIIIDDNPTGSRGYGHTDTVNKGTHTVYAGGKYDSFLLVPVIPKQ
- a CDS encoding ABC transporter permease; this translates as METLQQLGTYYSQNWMYVLTEFYRHFLMSAYGVLFAAIIAIPAGIFIAKHKKLSTWVFSITNVIQTTPALAMLALLMLVMGLGTNTVILSLFLYSLLPILRNTYVGITSIEQAYLDSGKAMGMTKFQLLRMVELPLSLSVIMAGLRTALVVAIGVTAVGTFVGAGGLGDIIVRGTNASNGTAIILAGAIPTALMAILSDLLLGWIERALSPIKKRKTHTA
- a CDS encoding osmoprotectant ABC transporter substrate-binding protein — its product is MHNKIKTSMIIALLACTLVISGCSLPGLGSSSETTVKIGAQSMTESEILANMIAQLLERNTDLDTKIIKNLGSNFVQQKAMETGDIDIAATRYTGTDLTSVLGQEIEKDPEKAMKIVQREFKKQYGFKFFDSYGFDNTYAFTISNDLAEKKGYEKISDLMNDAGELRLGVDSAWLKRKGDGYKGFVDTYGLEFGETYPMQIGLVYDAVKSGQMDIVLAYSSDGRIKVNDLKLLEDDKHYFPPYDCSPVVTGELLKRYPQIEDELNKLIGEINTETMQELNYEVDGNLKEPSVVATEFLKAHHYFE